One window of the Sphaerochaeta associata genome contains the following:
- a CDS encoding NUDIX hydrolase: MNRLRTYHGAGIIFWTHTEKGEVSILLGKRSMNPQNRRWSFPGGGWDEQDGYTPGGMISYQRTAMRESIEEMGMKVSDPSALRLIWSLTLPFFRYKVYSYHLEGMVNPPYISEFSEYRWCTLDSLPKPLVAFVPSQIRALKRKT, encoded by the coding sequence ATGAATCGATTACGCACGTACCACGGCGCAGGCATCATCTTCTGGACGCATACCGAGAAGGGGGAGGTTTCCATCCTTCTTGGAAAACGAAGCATGAATCCGCAAAACCGCCGCTGGTCGTTTCCCGGCGGCGGCTGGGATGAACAGGACGGCTATACTCCTGGAGGAATGATTTCCTATCAACGTACGGCCATGAGAGAGTCGATTGAGGAGATGGGGATGAAGGTATCAGACCCTTCGGCGCTTCGTTTGATTTGGAGTCTGACCCTACCCTTTTTCCGCTACAAGGTCTATTCCTATCATCTGGAAGGGATGGTGAACCCACCCTATATCTCAGAGTTCTCCGAGTATCGGTGGTGTACGTTGGACTCACTTCCCAAACCCTTGGTGGCATTTGTACCATCGCAGATCCGGGCATTGAAGCGCAAAACCTAA
- a CDS encoding DeoR/GlpR family DNA-binding transcription regulator: MIPYVRQSQIYSYIKMKQIAYIDELLDLTKVSLPTVRRDLKKLEEEGKIILLNGGGVRLTEEAEHSVVTRLEVQADEKYLICNKAASLLENNEFIYVGPGTTENYLIGFLAGKNITVVTNGIYHVPKLLQYKIKTIVIGGQLDHNYGITCGPEVLEEIERMNFSTALIGASAVSQAGVSSFDRDVSIINRKVLGRSKKRILMVDSTKFSAFSHHVFAHIEDFDHIITTEKAGLDSNDMPNIVIADAADL, from the coding sequence ATGATACCCTACGTTCGGCAAAGCCAAATCTATTCCTACATCAAGATGAAGCAAATCGCGTACATCGACGAGCTTTTGGATTTGACCAAAGTATCACTTCCCACTGTCAGGCGCGACCTGAAGAAGCTTGAGGAGGAAGGAAAAATCATCCTGCTCAACGGGGGAGGTGTCAGGCTCACTGAAGAGGCGGAGCACTCGGTGGTAACCAGGCTGGAAGTCCAAGCCGATGAAAAGTATCTCATTTGCAATAAAGCCGCCTCCCTGCTTGAGAACAATGAGTTCATCTATGTAGGACCGGGAACGACGGAGAACTATCTGATCGGCTTTCTGGCCGGCAAGAACATCACGGTGGTCACCAACGGCATCTATCATGTACCCAAATTGTTGCAATATAAGATCAAGACCATTGTGATCGGGGGCCAACTTGACCACAACTACGGCATTACGTGCGGCCCGGAGGTATTGGAGGAGATCGAGCGGATGAACTTTTCCACGGCCTTGATAGGGGCGAGTGCAGTATCACAGGCGGGAGTCTCCTCCTTCGACCGGGATGTCTCGATCATCAACCGCAAGGTGCTGGGCAGGTCGAAAAAGCGCATTCTCATGGTCGATTCGACGAAATTCAGTGCTTTTTCGCACCATGTTTTCGCCCATATTGAGGATTTCGATCACATCATTACTACGGAAAAAGCAGGCCTCGATAGCAATGACATGCCGAACATCGTCATTGCCGATGCCGCAGATTTATAA
- a CDS encoding TetR/AcrR family transcriptional regulator encodes MDMKAYIIAKGGELFKQKGYEAVTVNDICTACDITKTTFYYHLTSKQDILLQLYDIIVDNLTPMLKQMIHIHSSWEQIQHLFDYLMTSFMDLGSDLNSQLLIVNLQRRQRALDVRKSLEEIAVQIIAEGQKSGQIRNPSSPQSLYAASAYMFTGYEYMWCTLQGNFAWKQLFFTSLASLLDIEPSLRQSESPLP; translated from the coding sequence ATGGACATGAAGGCATACATCATCGCCAAAGGCGGCGAACTGTTCAAACAAAAGGGGTATGAGGCTGTCACGGTCAATGACATCTGCACTGCATGCGACATCACAAAAACTACGTTTTATTATCACCTAACCTCGAAACAGGACATTCTACTCCAGCTGTACGATATCATCGTCGATAACCTTACCCCGATGCTCAAGCAGATGATCCACATCCATTCGAGCTGGGAACAAATCCAACATCTGTTTGACTACCTTATGACCAGCTTCATGGATCTGGGTTCGGATTTGAACAGCCAGCTGCTTATCGTCAACCTGCAGCGCAGACAACGAGCATTGGATGTACGCAAGAGTCTTGAAGAGATAGCTGTCCAAATTATCGCAGAAGGACAGAAAAGCGGACAAATACGGAATCCCAGCTCACCCCAGAGCCTGTATGCCGCCTCGGCCTACATGTTCACCGGATATGAGTACATGTGGTGTACGCTTCAAGGGAATTTTGCGTGGAAGCAGCTATTCTTCACCTCCCTGGCTTCCTTGCTTGATATAGAACCGTCACTCAGACAGAGTGAAAGCCCCCTTCCCTGA
- a CDS encoding FAD-dependent oxidoreductase, whose product MKLLEQTRIASMKLRNRTYMAPMGTQTEPDGSFSDRSIRYYEERAKGGFALIITGANQVTMQYEAKACNVIGTAKSLEQMSFLSRRVHNHGAKLCIQLTPGLGRMQFTTADVRPYSVSEVDSFWFPGLKCKAFSKEDIQFLVQKMGEGAAFAKRAGADAVELHGYGGYLMDQFQSVLWNTRTDEYGGSLENRMRFSVECVKAIRQAVGPGFPILYKFTPYHGVEGGREIAEGIEMAKILEQAGVDALHVDVGCYEAWYKAINTVYQPPMVQLPVAAEIKKHVGVPVLSQGKMQNPSDAEAALLDGKADMIGLGHMAIADPYWVQKVKKNKTYDITPCIGCNECLYAGFSGKILHCAVNPLAFAEDYYPLGPVDPAKRVLVVGGGPGGITAALTASERGMQVELWEKRNVLGGLLLAAGGPVFKKDVKDYVDFLVGKLYRSNVKVSLMKDGSAEEILRGNYDKVIFATGATPVMPPIKGIDQDWICGANDVLTAKKGYGRKVVVVGAGLVGCETACHCAQKAESVTMIEMLPEILMTTSHCKNNDQALRQLLEDCKVEAITSAKVLSFENGTVVYEKDGKKHSIEADTVAIAAGYKANTTLYDQLSDKVDCALVGDAENPDNILSAVHHGYHAVRCM is encoded by the coding sequence ATGAAACTTTTGGAACAGACACGCATTGCATCCATGAAATTGCGCAACCGCACCTACATGGCTCCCATGGGAACCCAGACAGAGCCTGATGGTTCGTTTTCCGACCGCTCCATACGCTACTACGAGGAACGGGCGAAAGGTGGTTTTGCTCTCATTATTACTGGTGCCAACCAGGTAACCATGCAATATGAGGCGAAGGCATGCAACGTGATCGGTACGGCTAAATCATTGGAGCAGATGAGCTTTCTCTCTCGCAGAGTGCATAACCATGGAGCAAAGCTGTGCATTCAGTTGACTCCGGGCCTCGGAAGAATGCAATTCACCACCGCCGATGTACGTCCGTATTCTGTCAGTGAAGTCGATTCCTTCTGGTTCCCAGGTTTGAAGTGTAAAGCGTTCAGCAAGGAAGACATCCAATTTTTAGTCCAGAAAATGGGAGAGGGTGCCGCTTTTGCCAAACGCGCAGGTGCCGACGCTGTAGAGCTCCACGGCTATGGCGGGTATTTGATGGACCAATTCCAGTCCGTTTTATGGAACACCCGTACCGATGAGTATGGTGGAAGTTTGGAAAACCGCATGCGTTTCTCGGTCGAGTGTGTAAAAGCCATCCGACAGGCGGTAGGTCCTGGTTTCCCGATTCTCTATAAATTCACCCCGTATCACGGTGTGGAAGGGGGAAGGGAAATCGCCGAAGGCATTGAAATGGCCAAGATTCTCGAGCAGGCCGGTGTCGATGCCTTGCATGTGGATGTCGGCTGTTATGAAGCTTGGTACAAGGCGATCAACACCGTCTACCAGCCTCCTATGGTGCAACTCCCTGTTGCAGCAGAGATCAAGAAGCATGTCGGAGTTCCTGTGCTCTCTCAGGGCAAGATGCAGAACCCCTCGGATGCCGAAGCCGCATTGCTTGATGGCAAGGCTGATATGATCGGGCTTGGCCATATGGCGATCGCCGATCCATACTGGGTGCAAAAAGTCAAGAAGAACAAAACCTACGACATCACCCCGTGTATCGGGTGTAATGAGTGTCTGTATGCAGGATTCAGTGGAAAAATTCTTCATTGTGCAGTAAACCCCCTTGCTTTTGCCGAGGATTACTATCCGCTCGGACCGGTAGATCCTGCAAAGCGTGTGCTTGTTGTAGGTGGCGGCCCGGGAGGAATCACAGCGGCCTTGACTGCATCCGAACGCGGTATGCAGGTCGAGCTGTGGGAGAAGCGCAATGTACTTGGTGGCTTGCTGTTGGCGGCAGGCGGACCTGTTTTCAAGAAGGACGTGAAGGACTATGTGGATTTCTTGGTTGGAAAGCTCTATCGCAGCAACGTGAAGGTTTCGTTGATGAAGGATGGCAGCGCCGAGGAAATTTTGAGAGGAAACTATGACAAGGTCATCTTTGCTACAGGAGCAACGCCGGTGATGCCTCCGATAAAGGGAATTGACCAGGACTGGATTTGTGGAGCAAACGATGTGTTGACTGCAAAGAAGGGCTACGGCAGGAAGGTTGTAGTCGTTGGAGCCGGCCTCGTCGGTTGTGAAACCGCCTGTCATTGTGCCCAGAAGGCTGAATCGGTGACGATGATCGAGATGCTTCCTGAGATTCTGATGACCACCAGTCACTGTAAGAACAACGACCAGGCACTCAGGCAATTGCTTGAAGACTGCAAGGTTGAGGCGATCACCAGTGCAAAGGTGCTTTCCTTCGAGAATGGGACGGTTGTCTATGAGAAGGACGGCAAGAAGCATTCGATTGAAGCCGATACCGTTGCCATTGCAGCAGGTTACAAAGCAAATACAACCTTGTACGATCAGCTTTCTGATAAAGTCGATTGCGCCTTGGTAGGCGATGCCGAGAATCCGGATAATATTCTCAGTGCCGTTCATCATGGCTACCATGCAGTGCGTTGCATGTAA
- a CDS encoding deoxyribodipyrimidine photo-lyase, with the protein MIEAQRIIKTADNPVNKAGSYVVYWMQAAQRVRQNEALAFAIEQANALKKPLVVYFGLERNFSAAQRRHFQFMLEGLAEVQQTLQSLGIPFWVHHDGILAGLAKLMPSVCVLVTDRAYTRAERLWRKQAAGFSLCPFYEVETNVIVPLEAVSDKEEYSAATLRRKIESMIAYFAQAIEIEAPHLCALSEEPPFDPIKLSNLSQVLDSLSLDSKGASCPHLKGGEAEAQKKLALFVESKLDGYATLRNDPSNSHGSGLSPYLHFGQISAIDIYHAVHDTNLADARVFLEELIVRRELAYNYVWFNPLYDSFEGLPAWARKSLSFHEQDRRPVLYTFAELEQGQTHDPYWNAAQRELTELGTMHNYLRMYWGKKILEWSPTPKEAFNRALALNNTYQMDGRDPNGYAGVAWCFGKHDRPWAERAIFGNIRYMNDKGLERKFNMKGYLARIEQEIVLRNQLS; encoded by the coding sequence ATGATCGAAGCGCAGAGAATCATAAAAACGGCTGACAATCCGGTCAATAAGGCCGGCTCGTATGTCGTGTATTGGATGCAGGCCGCCCAACGGGTGCGACAAAATGAAGCACTTGCATTTGCCATCGAGCAGGCAAACGCCTTGAAAAAGCCCCTGGTTGTCTACTTCGGCCTGGAAAGGAATTTTTCAGCAGCCCAGAGACGTCACTTCCAATTCATGCTGGAAGGCCTTGCCGAGGTGCAGCAGACGTTGCAATCGCTTGGCATCCCATTTTGGGTGCATCATGATGGAATCCTTGCGGGCCTTGCAAAGCTCATGCCGTCGGTGTGCGTCCTGGTGACCGACCGGGCATACACACGAGCCGAGCGTCTTTGGCGAAAGCAAGCAGCTGGTTTCAGCCTCTGTCCCTTCTACGAAGTCGAGACAAATGTCATCGTGCCCCTTGAAGCTGTGTCGGATAAGGAAGAGTATTCGGCGGCAACACTCAGGCGCAAGATTGAAAGCATGATCGCCTATTTCGCCCAAGCCATCGAAATTGAGGCACCTCATCTCTGTGCTCTTTCGGAGGAGCCTCCATTTGATCCAATAAAGCTGTCGAACCTTTCACAGGTCTTGGATTCGCTCTCCCTTGACAGCAAGGGGGCATCCTGCCCCCACCTCAAAGGAGGGGAGGCTGAAGCGCAGAAAAAACTCGCCTTGTTCGTCGAGTCCAAACTCGACGGCTATGCGACCTTGCGCAACGATCCATCGAACAGCCACGGTTCCGGCCTGAGTCCCTACCTGCATTTCGGGCAGATCAGTGCGATCGATATCTACCATGCAGTGCATGACACCAACCTTGCCGATGCACGGGTGTTTTTGGAAGAGCTCATTGTGCGAAGGGAACTTGCCTATAACTATGTCTGGTTCAATCCCCTATACGACTCCTTTGAAGGACTGCCTGCCTGGGCTCGGAAGAGCCTCTCGTTTCACGAGCAGGACAGAAGGCCGGTGCTGTATACGTTTGCCGAGCTGGAGCAGGGACAGACCCATGACCCGTATTGGAATGCAGCACAGAGGGAGTTGACCGAGCTGGGAACCATGCACAACTACCTGCGCATGTACTGGGGAAAGAAAATCCTTGAATGGAGCCCCACTCCCAAGGAAGCATTCAACCGTGCCCTGGCGTTGAACAACACCTATCAGATGGACGGGCGCGACCCCAACGGTTATGCCGGGGTTGCCTGGTGCTTCGGCAAGCATGACAGGCCTTGGGCCGAGCGGGCGATCTTCGGCAACATCCGTTATATGAACGACAAGGGATTGGAACGAAAATTCAATATGAAGGGCTATCTTGCACGAATCGAGCAGGAAATTGTGCTTAGGAACCAACTTTCCTAA
- a CDS encoding RNA-binding domain-containing protein translates to MVYESESVEFKQSLTEDIAKEVIAFANTHGGTIYLGINDTGKEIGISNLDAEYNRLSNMIRDAILPDVTMFVQYELLENKVIKISVEEGIKKPYFLKKHGIKPSGVYVRQGTVTAPASWDLIRHAIHLSDGDSFESKQSLLQDLTFDSAYAEFKNRNVAFTHDKSFALGLRGSVQGHYTNLALILSDQCTHSVKIAVFDDTANTMFKDRREFNGSIFKQLNDSYTYCMLNNRTESIIRGLHRIDAMEYPPEAIREALLNALVHRNYSFSGSIIININAERMEFISLGGLVPGLTTEDILNGISQPRNPLLAQIFFRLKHIEAYGTGLRRIFDLYRDCDRKPTISVTENSFRITLANMNFAKKHAGSAEEVSDDAPGKTLYITDQMRKILDYVATNQEIDEKAVMDLLSIQRTRAYLIAKKMTDIGLLQVQGRGKTKTYRLAARSH, encoded by the coding sequence ATGGTATATGAAAGTGAATCAGTTGAGTTTAAACAGTCCCTTACCGAAGATATTGCCAAGGAAGTGATTGCATTTGCAAACACTCATGGCGGTACAATTTACCTTGGCATCAATGATACTGGAAAAGAAATAGGAATCAGTAATCTCGATGCAGAGTACAACCGGCTTTCAAATATGATTCGCGATGCAATCCTGCCCGATGTAACGATGTTTGTACAGTATGAGCTGTTGGAAAACAAGGTAATCAAGATATCGGTCGAAGAAGGAATCAAGAAACCATATTTTCTCAAAAAGCATGGTATAAAGCCTTCCGGTGTATATGTAAGACAGGGAACTGTCACTGCTCCAGCATCCTGGGATCTGATTCGCCATGCGATACATCTATCAGACGGTGATTCGTTTGAGTCAAAACAAAGCTTACTTCAGGACTTAACGTTTGATAGTGCTTATGCTGAATTCAAGAATAGAAACGTCGCTTTCACGCACGACAAGTCTTTTGCATTGGGATTGCGAGGATCTGTTCAAGGCCACTATACAAATCTGGCGCTCATACTATCCGACCAATGTACGCATTCTGTAAAGATTGCAGTATTTGATGACACAGCAAACACCATGTTTAAAGACAGGCGAGAATTCAACGGTTCTATTTTCAAGCAACTGAATGACTCCTATACCTATTGCATGCTCAATAATAGAACTGAATCGATTATTCGTGGTTTGCATCGCATTGACGCAATGGAGTATCCCCCGGAAGCGATACGGGAGGCCTTGTTGAATGCCCTTGTCCATAGGAATTATAGCTTTAGTGGAAGTATTATCATCAATATTAATGCAGAGCGTATGGAGTTCATTTCGTTGGGAGGTCTTGTACCTGGATTGACTACCGAAGATATACTCAATGGCATATCACAACCAAGAAATCCGTTGCTTGCACAGATTTTCTTTCGCTTGAAACATATAGAGGCGTATGGAACCGGCCTTCGTAGAATTTTCGATCTGTATCGTGATTGTGACAGAAAGCCTACGATATCAGTAACGGAAAACTCGTTTCGAATAACACTGGCGAATATGAATTTTGCAAAAAAACATGCAGGAAGTGCCGAAGAGGTATCAGATGACGCCCCCGGCAAAACTCTCTATATAACCGACCAAATGCGTAAGATTCTTGACTATGTAGCTACAAACCAAGAAATCGACGAAAAAGCTGTGATGGATTTGCTGAGTATACAACGAACTCGAGCATATTTGATTGCAAAGAAAATGACTGACATAGGCTTGCTGCAAGTACAAGGACGAGGAAAAACCAAGACGTACAGGCTTGCGGCCAGGAGCCATTGA
- a CDS encoding S-methyl-5'-thioinosine phosphorylase, with amino-acid sequence MNKAIIGGTGVGSLPNLQGPFQTETAFGVVQTYRFRIEEEEILFLPRHGSGHTTPPHAINYRAQMAALKQEGITYVYALATSGSMDPSISEGSIVVIEDFLDYTTSRIKTFFDGSNQKVAHTDMSDPYCKNLRTLFGEAAKQQGVPFYTGGVYVCTEGPRFEGRAEIAMLRKAGGTLVGMTGIPEVFLAKELGLCYCAIGLISNMACGIKNENLAHIDHGKRISEAKEAVMQVITNIFSTKTLDQDHCDCAKAVLYL; translated from the coding sequence ATGAATAAAGCCATTATAGGAGGAACCGGAGTTGGGTCGCTGCCCAATCTGCAAGGGCCATTTCAAACGGAAACCGCCTTTGGCGTGGTTCAAACCTATCGTTTCAGAATTGAAGAAGAGGAGATACTTTTTTTACCCAGACATGGGAGCGGTCATACTACACCGCCCCATGCCATCAACTATCGCGCCCAAATGGCCGCCCTCAAGCAGGAAGGTATAACCTATGTCTATGCATTGGCTACCAGTGGTTCCATGGACCCTTCGATCAGTGAAGGTTCCATCGTGGTTATCGAAGACTTCCTCGACTATACGACAAGCCGCATCAAGACCTTCTTTGACGGTTCAAACCAGAAGGTCGCCCATACCGATATGAGCGATCCCTACTGCAAGAACCTCAGGACCTTGTTTGGAGAGGCTGCAAAGCAACAGGGCGTGCCCTTTTACACCGGTGGTGTCTATGTCTGCACCGAAGGCCCCCGCTTTGAAGGCAGGGCGGAGATCGCCATGCTCAGGAAAGCAGGAGGAACGCTGGTCGGCATGACCGGCATTCCGGAAGTGTTTCTTGCAAAGGAACTTGGGCTTTGCTACTGTGCCATCGGCCTTATCTCCAACATGGCTTGTGGAATCAAGAACGAGAATCTTGCCCACATCGACCATGGCAAGCGGATATCAGAAGCAAAGGAAGCGGTAATGCAGGTCATTACCAATATCTTTAGTACCAAAACACTTGACCAAGACCATTGTGACTGCGCAAAGGCAGTTCTCTACCTATAA
- a CDS encoding AraC family transcriptional regulator, whose protein sequence is MDEFQKQAVLRMLSYIEDHLENPITQAELASAAAYSPWHADRLFKEATGCAPFSYIRSRRLAAAAHALGTSDRSIIDVAFEFVFDSHEGFTRAFTKQFGMNPSAFRKALAAYHQRSALTTESEGESRMETVFVQVVQRPERKVVVKYAHKATHYFAYCEEVGCDIWDTLGSIEGAMFEPIGMWMPKNMRKLGTSEYLQGVEVPLSFTGPIPEGFDIITLPACTMMVFQGPPFDEEHFEKAINNLWELMKTYDPTLYGYQFSDEDGPRFQLAPLGYRGYIEARPVRPLNKA, encoded by the coding sequence ATGGATGAGTTTCAAAAGCAAGCGGTACTGAGAATGCTCTCGTATATCGAGGACCATCTAGAAAATCCGATCACTCAAGCGGAGCTGGCCTCTGCTGCAGCGTATTCCCCGTGGCATGCCGACCGGCTGTTCAAGGAGGCAACAGGATGCGCTCCCTTCTCGTATATCAGGAGCAGAAGGCTGGCTGCCGCCGCCCATGCACTGGGTACGAGTGACCGGAGCATCATCGATGTTGCATTTGAATTCGTATTCGACTCGCATGAAGGATTCACGCGTGCCTTCACCAAGCAGTTCGGTATGAATCCCTCAGCGTTCCGCAAAGCTCTTGCCGCCTATCATCAGAGATCCGCCCTTACAACAGAAAGTGAAGGAGAATCACGTATGGAGACTGTTTTTGTCCAGGTTGTTCAGCGACCGGAACGGAAAGTGGTGGTGAAGTATGCCCATAAAGCAACCCATTACTTTGCATATTGCGAGGAAGTAGGGTGTGATATTTGGGATACCCTCGGATCAATCGAAGGGGCTATGTTCGAGCCGATAGGAATGTGGATGCCCAAGAACATGAGGAAATTGGGAACTTCGGAGTATCTGCAGGGTGTGGAGGTTCCTCTTTCGTTCACCGGTCCAATTCCTGAAGGGTTTGACATCATTACTCTTCCGGCATGCACGATGATGGTGTTCCAGGGTCCTCCTTTTGATGAGGAGCATTTCGAGAAGGCCATCAACAACCTCTGGGAGTTGATGAAGACCTACGACCCGACCTTGTATGGGTATCAGTTCTCCGATGAGGATGGTCCTCGGTTCCAGCTCGCACCGCTGGGCTACCGCGGCTATATCGAAGCCCGGCCGGTACGTCCTCTCAACAAGGCTTAA
- a CDS encoding phytoene desaturase family protein, with translation MKKAYDVVVVGGGIAGLTAAAYCARAGLSVLLCEKQDRTGGLVNSFKRNGFVYDQGIRAIENSGIVFPMLKQLGIEMNWVRSLVTLAIGSEKVIVTDTESLSEYQKMLDRLFPQNIADIALIMDEIRKITRYMDVLYGIDNPLFLDNYQDLGYVRKTLLPWLMRYLGTIGKIDRLNEPVVAYLGRFTKNKALIDIIAQHFFADTPTFFALSYFGLYCEYQYPKGGTGKLTDALYTYLKEYGVDVLLDCPVTAVDIEKHTLLDGIAYKKLIWAADLKALYRSVDEKQLSTKTLRFKRNLETKHGGDSIFTCYLAVDLPPSYFERLSTPHLFYTPSLVGQSTVDQTALDGSCHDKQKIKAYLKAYCAATTYEISIPALRDGSLAPEGRTGLIISTLASYQLFEKIEKDGWYEEAKFFVQDCMLEVLSGGIYPSLSEHVLDAFSASPLTLSRLTANSEGAITGWSFTEGEVAVVHSLKHITKSVRTSLPDVLQAGQWTFSPSGLPISIMTGKLASQEVIKQLKRSGA, from the coding sequence ATGAAGAAAGCATACGATGTAGTGGTGGTAGGAGGCGGCATTGCAGGTCTGACTGCGGCAGCCTATTGTGCCCGCGCAGGCCTGTCGGTGCTGCTCTGTGAGAAGCAGGACAGAACCGGAGGACTGGTCAACTCCTTCAAGCGTAATGGCTTTGTCTACGATCAGGGCATCAGGGCCATAGAAAACTCCGGCATTGTGTTTCCCATGCTCAAGCAACTGGGTATTGAAATGAATTGGGTCAGAAGCCTGGTCACCCTTGCAATCGGCAGCGAGAAGGTAATCGTTACCGACACGGAGAGCCTATCCGAGTATCAGAAGATGCTGGACAGGTTGTTTCCCCAAAACATTGCCGATATAGCCTTGATCATGGATGAAATCAGAAAAATCACCCGCTATATGGACGTTTTGTACGGCATCGACAATCCTCTCTTTCTGGACAACTATCAGGACCTCGGATATGTGCGAAAAACGCTGCTGCCCTGGCTTATGCGGTATTTGGGCACCATCGGGAAGATCGACAGGCTCAATGAGCCGGTAGTTGCCTATCTGGGCAGGTTCACCAAGAACAAGGCCCTCATCGACATCATCGCCCAGCACTTCTTTGCCGATACCCCCACCTTCTTCGCCCTCAGCTATTTCGGCTTGTACTGTGAGTACCAGTATCCGAAGGGGGGGACCGGAAAGCTTACCGATGCACTCTATACTTACTTGAAGGAGTATGGGGTGGATGTTCTGCTCGATTGTCCGGTTACCGCCGTCGATATTGAGAAGCACACCCTGCTTGACGGTATTGCTTACAAGAAGCTGATCTGGGCTGCCGATTTGAAAGCACTGTATCGAAGTGTTGATGAAAAGCAGCTTTCAACCAAGACGCTTCGATTTAAAAGAAATCTTGAAACAAAGCACGGCGGGGATTCGATTTTCACCTGCTACCTTGCCGTCGACCTGCCCCCTTCCTACTTTGAGCGGTTGTCCACCCCCCATCTCTTCTATACCCCTTCGCTGGTAGGCCAGAGTACGGTCGACCAGACTGCATTGGATGGAAGCTGTCATGACAAACAGAAGATCAAGGCCTACCTGAAGGCCTATTGTGCAGCCACAACATATGAGATTTCAATTCCCGCTCTTCGCGACGGTTCTCTTGCACCAGAAGGCAGGACAGGTCTTATCATCAGCACCCTTGCTTCCTATCAGCTGTTTGAAAAAATCGAAAAGGACGGGTGGTACGAGGAGGCGAAGTTCTTTGTACAGGATTGCATGCTTGAAGTTCTGAGTGGGGGAATCTATCCATCCCTGTCCGAACATGTACTGGACGCTTTCTCGGCAAGTCCTCTCACCTTGTCCCGATTGACTGCGAACAGCGAGGGGGCGATCACCGGCTGGTCTTTCACCGAAGGGGAGGTTGCCGTAGTACATTCACTAAAACACATCACCAAATCAGTACGGACATCCCTGCCTGATGTGTTGCAGGCGGGGCAGTGGACCTTCAGCCCCTCGGGCCTGCCGATCTCCATCATGACCGGAAAGTTGGCTTCCCAGGAAGTAATCAAGCAACTCAAGCGCTCTGGAGCATAG
- a CDS encoding DUF3795 domain-containing protein — translation MDREKGFAYCGLACCLCSEREHCVGCRNDGCTGKDWCKHFVCCKARGYTGCWACPDFPCDALMFANPRIRAFASFLQRHSESELAEILEHNEAEGFVYHYENKLVGDYDSLGDEDAILSYLEHSL, via the coding sequence ATGGATAGGGAAAAAGGATTTGCCTACTGCGGCCTTGCCTGCTGCCTGTGCAGTGAGAGAGAGCATTGTGTCGGGTGTCGAAACGATGGTTGCACGGGCAAGGACTGGTGCAAGCACTTTGTGTGTTGCAAGGCACGTGGATACACAGGATGTTGGGCCTGTCCTGATTTCCCTTGTGATGCCCTGATGTTCGCTAACCCCCGCATCCGGGCCTTCGCCTCGTTTTTGCAGAGGCACAGCGAATCGGAACTGGCGGAAATCCTGGAACACAACGAGGCCGAGGGTTTCGTCTATCACTATGAAAACAAGCTGGTCGGTGATTATGACAGCCTTGGCGATGAGGATGCGATTCTCTCCTATCTGGAGCACTCATTGTAG